A window of Polaribacter litorisediminis contains these coding sequences:
- a CDS encoding cbb3-type cytochrome c oxidase N-terminal domain-containing protein: MKKYIQSTVYVLFVLVTFFALIKSFMTYKNPLNFYENPLVWFSIIGFVAVIILKEVVNFIATEKAKELQNEKDGIIPEVPKDWLKELLKSWTKSKAIEEEQEIILDHNYDGIKELDNSLPPWWVYMFYATIVFAVVYLVRFQVMDGDTPAMEYEKAVAQARLEINKFKSTAPDLITAENVILLTDASDLKRGRAIFNINCASCHLSDGGGSIGPNLTDEYWILGGGIKNVFTTISNGGRSGKGMIAWNKTLKPADMAKVSSYVLSMQGTTPAQAKEPQGEKWVEEAEQQEVPEAISEELNE, encoded by the coding sequence ATGAAAAAATATATACAATCCACAGTTTATGTACTATTTGTATTAGTTACATTTTTTGCACTTATAAAGTCTTTTATGACGTATAAAAATCCGCTTAATTTTTATGAAAATCCCTTAGTTTGGTTTTCTATTATCGGTTTTGTAGCAGTAATTATTTTAAAGGAAGTTGTTAATTTTATAGCGACTGAAAAAGCGAAAGAATTACAGAACGAAAAAGACGGAATTATACCAGAAGTTCCTAAAGATTGGTTGAAAGAATTATTGAAATCTTGGACTAAATCTAAAGCCATAGAAGAGGAGCAAGAAATTATCTTAGATCATAATTACGATGGAATTAAAGAATTAGATAATTCACTACCGCCTTGGTGGGTGTACATGTTTTACGCAACCATTGTATTTGCTGTTGTTTATCTGGTAAGATTTCAAGTGATGGATGGTGATACACCCGCTATGGAATATGAGAAAGCGGTTGCACAAGCAAGACTAGAAATTAATAAATTTAAATCTACTGCGCCCGATTTAATCACAGCAGAAAATGTAATATTATTAACAGATGCTTCAGATTTAAAAAGAGGTAGAGCAATTTTTAATATAAATTGTGCTTCTTGTCATTTAAGTGATGGAGGTGGTTCTATAGGGCCAAATTTAACAGACGAATATTGGATTTTAGGAGGGGGAATTAAAAATGTATTTACAACAATTTCTAACGGTGGTAGAAGTGGAAAAGGAATGATTGCTTGGAATAAAACATTAAAACCAGCAGATATGGCAAAAGTTTCTAGTTATGTACTTTCTATGCAAGGAACCACGCCAGCTCAAGCAAAAGAGCCTCAAGGAGAAAAATGGGTAGAAGAAGCTGAACAGCAAGAAGTGCCAGAGGCTATTTCTGAAGAGCTTAATGAATAG
- a CDS encoding FixH family protein produces MKISWGTGIVITIISFMAFILYFVITMSTGKAYTHDLVTEEYYKQELKFQDEIDASQNLTNLKEELTITKSKEGLLVKFPSKFNEEKIQGKVFLYRPSNKQLDFEIPISISKTYLLVPEKRLLDGRWNIKIAWTTNNTNYLFKKEILY; encoded by the coding sequence ATGAAAATTAGCTGGGGAACAGGAATCGTAATTACCATTATTAGCTTTATGGCTTTTATCCTATATTTTGTAATTACAATGAGTACAGGTAAAGCTTATACTCATGATTTGGTCACAGAAGAATACTATAAACAAGAATTAAAATTTCAAGATGAAATTGATGCTAGTCAGAATTTGACGAATTTAAAAGAAGAATTAACCATTACAAAATCAAAAGAAGGGCTACTCGTTAAATTTCCTAGTAAATTTAACGAAGAAAAAATACAAGGAAAAGTGTTCCTATATAGACCATCTAATAAACAATTAGATTTTGAGATTCCTATTTCAATTTCTAAAACATATTTGCTCGTGCCTGAGAAACGTTTATTAGATGGTCGTTGGAACATTAAAATAGCTTGGACTACCAATAATACAAACTATTTATTTAAAAAAGAAATTTTATATTAA
- a CDS encoding sulfite exporter TauE/SafE family protein — translation MFLSAILFGLLGSFHCIGMCGPIAFMLPIDRQHNMKAFFQILSYHAGRLFTYSLIGLLFGFLGRGFYFFGFQQQLSIIVGVLMIVAILFPKLLQKLSLSKKVSTIILKIKNSLGKELKKKGNDTFFTIGFLNGFLPCGLVYMAIFGAIATTNAFSGSLYMFLFGLGTIPLMTAFVYLGNFTKGNFRKNIQKVIPIMVIFIGVLFIIRGLGLGIPYISPIDPNLTSLVNANSICH, via the coding sequence ATGTTTTTATCTGCAATATTATTTGGGTTGTTGGGTAGTTTTCATTGCATCGGCATGTGCGGCCCCATAGCATTTATGTTGCCCATTGACCGACAACACAATATGAAAGCATTCTTTCAAATTTTAAGTTATCATGCCGGTAGATTATTTACATATAGTCTCATTGGACTCCTTTTTGGTTTCTTAGGAAGAGGATTTTATTTCTTTGGGTTTCAGCAACAACTTTCTATAATTGTAGGAGTTCTTATGATTGTTGCTATTTTATTTCCAAAACTTTTACAAAAACTATCTTTATCAAAAAAAGTGAGTACAATCATTTTAAAAATAAAAAACTCTTTAGGTAAAGAACTTAAAAAAAAGGGAAATGATACTTTTTTTACAATCGGTTTTTTAAACGGATTTTTACCTTGTGGATTGGTGTATATGGCCATTTTTGGTGCAATTGCAACCACCAATGCTTTTTCAGGAAGTTTGTATATGTTTTTATTTGGTTTAGGGACCATTCCGCTAATGACCGCTTTTGTCTATCTAGGAAATTTTACCAAGGGTAATTTTAGAAAAAACATTCAAAAAGTAATTCCTATTATGGTCATTTTTATAGGCGTTTTATTCATCATCAGAGGTTTAGGATTGGGGATTCCTTATATTTCGCCAATAGATCCTAACTTAACATCTTTGGTGAACGCAAATAGTATTTGTCATTAA
- the ccoG gene encoding cytochrome c oxidase accessory protein CcoG, with amino-acid sequence MEKPDKEQFRDSIGTINKEGKRSWVFPKKPSGKFYKYRSYVSYFLLIFLLSAPFIKINGNQFLLFNVLERKFNIFSFPFWPQDFHLLVISMITGVVFVILFTVVFGRIFCGWICPQTIFMEMVFRKVEYWIDGDRGKQIRLNKQPWNAEKIKKRLLKWFIFFIISFIIANVFLAYLIGGDTVISYITGNPFDTIRTLISLIIFTCVFYFIFAWFREQVCIIACPYGRLQGVLLDNKTINVAYDFKRGEREEGRSKFKKNEDREALGKGDCIDCKQCVVVCPTGIDIRNGTQLECINCTACIDECDHIMESVNLPKGLIRYASEDNIVKKQPFKFNARIKGYSAVLLILIGILLGMLFLRNEVEANILRLPGQLYQQKENNIISNVYTYKVINKTTKDITDVSYKILSHKGEIKLVSNHNFIIPKQGLAEGTLFIELNVSALKSDKDKIEIGVYSGDKLIETTITNFLGPRSYK; translated from the coding sequence ATGGAAAAACCAGATAAAGAACAATTTAGAGATAGTATTGGTACTATAAATAAAGAAGGAAAGCGTTCTTGGGTATTTCCTAAAAAACCAAGCGGGAAATTCTATAAATATAGAAGTTACGTAAGTTATTTTTTACTTATTTTTTTATTGTCTGCACCGTTTATTAAAATTAACGGAAATCAGTTTTTACTATTTAATGTTTTAGAACGAAAATTTAATATTTTCAGTTTTCCTTTTTGGCCACAAGATTTTCATTTATTGGTCATTTCGATGATTACAGGTGTTGTTTTTGTGATTCTATTTACCGTTGTTTTTGGTCGTATTTTCTGCGGATGGATTTGTCCGCAAACCATATTTATGGAAATGGTTTTTAGAAAAGTAGAATATTGGATTGATGGAGATAGAGGAAAACAGATACGATTAAATAAGCAACCTTGGAATGCAGAAAAAATTAAGAAAAGACTTTTAAAATGGTTTATTTTCTTTATCATTTCTTTTATCATCGCGAATGTTTTTTTAGCGTATTTAATTGGTGGCGATACGGTAATAAGTTACATCACAGGAAATCCTTTTGATACTATTAGAACACTTATTTCTTTAATTATATTTACGTGTGTTTTCTATTTTATATTTGCTTGGTTTAGAGAGCAGGTTTGTATTATAGCTTGTCCTTATGGTAGATTACAAGGCGTTTTGCTAGACAACAAAACAATTAATGTTGCCTATGATTTTAAACGAGGAGAAAGAGAAGAAGGGCGTTCTAAATTTAAAAAGAATGAAGATAGAGAAGCTTTAGGAAAAGGAGATTGTATTGATTGCAAACAATGTGTTGTAGTTTGCCCCACAGGGATCGATATTAGAAACGGAACCCAATTAGAGTGTATAAATTGCACTGCTTGTATCGATGAGTGTGATCATATTATGGAAAGTGTTAACTTACCAAAAGGATTAATTAGATACGCAAGCGAAGATAATATTGTAAAAAAGCAACCTTTTAAATTTAATGCTAGAATAAAAGGATATTCGGCAGTATTACTTATTTTAATAGGTATTTTATTAGGAATGTTGTTTCTAAGAAATGAAGTTGAAGCGAATATTTTAAGATTACCAGGGCAATTATATCAGCAAAAAGAAAACAATATTATCAGTAACGTTTATACGTATAAAGTAATTAACAAAACAACCAAAGACATTACAGATGTAAGTTATAAAATATTGTCTCATAAAGGTGAAATTAAATTGGTTTCAAATCATAATTTTATAATACCAAAACAAGGTTTAGCTGAAGGAACCTTATTTATAGAGCTCAATGTCTCCGCATTAAAAAGTGATAAAGATAAAATAGAAATTGGTGTTTATAGTGGCGATAAATTAATTGAAACTACCATAACCAACTTTTTAGGTCCAAGAAGTTATAAATAA
- a CDS encoding response regulator, with translation MKSYKKINADSLDIPVAMPRGSSLARRKVSILFIENDEQEIAKVKKTISKEKDRFNLISVANTTEALSSLESNLPNIILLDINIPNLNGIEFLTSLKKHEIFKSIPIVILTSISTNIKSCYKLGIAGYLLKPLKEEDYEIKINSLLEYWSLNEFIIS, from the coding sequence ATGAAAAGTTACAAAAAGATAAACGCTGATTCTTTAGATATTCCGGTAGCGATGCCTCGAGGTAGTTCGCTCGCAAGGAGGAAAGTAAGCATCTTATTTATTGAAAATGATGAACAAGAAATAGCTAAAGTAAAAAAAACAATTTCTAAAGAAAAGGATCGTTTTAACTTAATATCAGTTGCGAATACTACTGAGGCATTATCCTCTTTAGAAAGTAATTTACCAAATATTATTTTGTTAGATATCAACATACCAAATTTAAACGGAATTGAATTTTTAACAAGTTTAAAGAAGCATGAGATTTTTAAATCTATTCCGATAGTTATTTTAACATCTATAAGTACAAATATTAAATCTTGCTATAAGCTTGGTATTGCTGGCTATCTCTTAAAACCTTTGAAAGAAGAAGATTATGAAATAAAAATAAACTCCTTATTAGAATATTGGAGTCTTAATGAATTTATTATCTCTTAA
- a CDS encoding Hpt domain-containing protein encodes MEHPNIEYINKLARGDEAIRKMLIDVVKSEFPEEKKEYLQSFSNRDFKKIEENVHKLKHKISILGLEKSYDLAKIYEHNLREKSIVGSKDFEKTLGTITKFIETL; translated from the coding sequence ATGGAGCATCCTAATATTGAGTATATTAACAAGCTAGCTAGAGGAGATGAAGCCATCCGTAAAATGCTCATAGATGTTGTTAAAAGTGAGTTTCCGGAAGAGAAAAAAGAGTACTTACAGAGTTTTAGCAATAGAGACTTTAAAAAAATAGAAGAAAATGTTCATAAACTAAAGCATAAAATCAGTATTTTAGGACTCGAAAAAAGTTATGACTTGGCAAAAATATACGAGCATAATTTAAGAGAGAAAAGTATTGTTGGGTCTAAAGATTTTGAAAAGACTTTAGGGACCATCACTAAATTTATAGAAACACTATAA
- a CDS encoding GAF domain-containing sensor histidine kinase gives MSAPNKIEILERALERQKKARKEAEQILEEKSLALYKTSQELQKVNEKLENLLDEKTVQLRGIFKNINDAYIVMDIDGSVLKMNDNAIELFGYNHQNEMINIINLVYREDLAYAMNSFSELIEKGYFSNYTARVVAKNKEIKWVNINASVVYDKKNKPIAAQGIVRDITIQREKRLILDMINNILKAILGKENLFEIAWQISSNIAEYLGTNDCVIYLVKDKTKYLEQIAAYKKRISQENQVLNKVLIPFGKGIVGSVAQTGISEIISDTSKDDRYILDGETRLSEIAVPIINDGKVIGVIDAEHRNDNYFVKEQLHTIESIANLVSLKLQSAINLRERKKVENRNTQLLKKLAKSNEELEEYAYIVSHDLKSPLRSISALNSWIQADNEGKFDEFSLQNFRDIDATLQTMEDLISNILKYSSINTKDEINEDVDLHKLVEDLKTVLFVPKHISIHILNKLPVFKGDKTKFQQLFQNLISNAVKFIDKEKGFVNINVTEDASYYTFSIEDNGIGIDKKHFDKVFKIFQSLNISKDSSGIGLSIVKKIVDIYNGEIWLTSEINKGTTFYFTLRK, from the coding sequence TTGAGCGCCCCAAATAAAATAGAAATTTTAGAAAGAGCTTTAGAACGCCAAAAAAAGGCTAGAAAAGAAGCGGAACAAATTCTTGAAGAGAAATCTCTAGCACTTTATAAAACTTCGCAAGAGCTGCAAAAAGTTAATGAAAAATTAGAAAATCTTTTAGACGAAAAAACTGTACAATTAAGAGGTATTTTTAAAAATATTAATGATGCCTATATTGTTATGGATATTGATGGTTCAGTCCTAAAAATGAACGACAATGCTATAGAGTTATTTGGATATAATCATCAAAATGAAATGATTAATATCATAAACTTGGTCTATCGAGAAGATTTAGCATATGCCATGAATTCCTTTTCAGAATTAATAGAAAAAGGCTATTTCTCAAATTATACAGCTAGAGTAGTCGCAAAAAATAAAGAAATAAAATGGGTAAATATTAATGCTAGTGTTGTTTATGATAAAAAGAACAAACCCATAGCTGCGCAAGGAATTGTGCGAGACATTACAATTCAACGAGAAAAAAGATTAATTCTCGATATGATTAATAACATCTTAAAAGCTATTTTAGGGAAAGAAAATTTGTTTGAAATAGCTTGGCAAATATCAAGTAATATCGCTGAATATTTAGGTACAAATGATTGTGTTATTTATTTGGTTAAGGATAAAACAAAATATTTAGAGCAAATAGCAGCTTATAAAAAAAGAATATCTCAAGAGAATCAAGTTTTAAATAAGGTATTAATACCATTTGGTAAAGGGATTGTGGGGTCTGTTGCACAAACAGGTATTTCCGAAATTATTTCAGATACAAGCAAAGATGATCGATATATTTTAGATGGTGAAACAAGATTATCAGAAATAGCGGTGCCCATCATTAACGATGGTAAAGTAATTGGAGTTATAGATGCAGAGCATAGAAATGATAATTACTTCGTAAAAGAACAGTTACATACTATTGAAAGTATTGCAAATTTGGTTTCACTAAAATTACAAAGTGCCATTAATTTAAGAGAAAGAAAAAAAGTTGAAAATAGAAACACACAACTTTTAAAAAAATTAGCAAAAAGTAACGAAGAGCTTGAAGAATACGCATATATCGTTTCTCATGATTTAAAATCGCCTTTAAGAAGTATTTCGGCTTTAAATAGTTGGATTCAAGCTGATAATGAAGGTAAGTTTGATGAGTTTAGTTTACAAAATTTTCGAGATATTGATGCTACTTTACAAACTATGGAAGATTTAATTTCTAATATTTTAAAGTATTCTAGTATCAACACAAAAGATGAAATAAATGAGGATGTAGATTTACATAAATTAGTAGAAGATTTAAAAACAGTATTATTCGTTCCCAAACATATATCCATTCATATTTTAAATAAATTACCAGTTTTTAAAGGAGATAAAACTAAATTTCAACAATTATTTCAAAACTTAATTAGCAATGCTGTTAAATTTATCGATAAAGAAAAAGGTTTTGTAAACATAAATGTAACAGAAGACGCTTCTTATTATACTTTTTCTATTGAGGATAATGGGATAGGAATCGATAAAAAACATTTTGATAAAGTGTTTAAAATATTTCAATCTTTGAATATTTCAAAAGATTCAAGTGGCATAGGTTTGTCAATTGTTAAAAAAATTGTAGATATTTACAATGGAGAAATTTGGTTAACATCAGAAATAAATAAAGGAACCACATTTTATTTTACCTTAAGGAAATAG
- a CDS encoding glycosyltransferase — translation MNLGIIIVFNNDAHIINVDYIVKILNANNFKICLVNNASKDNTSSILNRIKFESNTNSDVFVLDNKQDRGLKYAVKAGARFLLNETEFNSIIYLESNILMYLKNMADYFFQLTTQKEKYKACPTRSDRNVLKDVFPLAELLKMNNRFN, via the coding sequence ATGAACTTAGGAATTATCATAGTATTCAATAATGATGCACATATTATAAACGTAGATTACATTGTTAAAATTTTAAATGCAAATAATTTTAAAATATGTCTTGTTAACAATGCAAGCAAAGACAATACTAGTAGCATATTAAATAGAATTAAGTTTGAATCAAATACGAATTCAGATGTTTTTGTGTTGGATAATAAACAAGATAGGGGCTTAAAATACGCTGTAAAAGCGGGTGCTAGATTTTTATTAAACGAAACAGAATTTAATTCTATTATTTATTTAGAATCAAATATTTTGATGTATTTAAAAAATATGGCAGACTATTTTTTTCAATTAACTACACAAAAAGAAAAGTATAAAGCATGTCCAACTAGGTCAGATAGAAATGTGTTGAAAGATGTTTTTCCGTTAGCAGAACTTTTAAAAATGAACAATCGTTTTAATTGA
- a CDS encoding CcoQ/FixQ family Cbb3-type cytochrome c oxidase assembly chaperone has protein sequence MLKFVKGHMESITGIEIYPLISLIIFFTFFVALFWWVFTSKKEYINKVSNIPLDH, from the coding sequence ATGTTAAAATTTGTAAAAGGTCACATGGAGAGTATTACCGGAATAGAAATATATCCCCTAATATCACTTATAATATTCTTTACTTTTTTTGTAGCGCTATTTTGGTGGGTGTTTACATCAAAAAAAGAGTACATAAATAAAGTTAGTAATATACCATTAGACCATTAA
- a CDS encoding LytR/AlgR family response regulator transcription factor, with protein MKCIIVDDEKMARVIINTLCKEFKHLEILSEFSNAIQALKFLNENEVDLIFLDIHMPDFNGLDFIKSIKNPPKIILTTSDPQFAIKAFEYDFIIDYLLKPIELSRFEKAIAKAKIKKVETTPSAKKSNNISNDFYINIDRRLIKIDLPSIYLIEAKGDYIQIKTDDKNYTVHSTLKKIEEKLPHSLFLKIHRSYIINIKKIIDIEDNSVLIKKDVIPVSRSKRPELMKRLDLL; from the coding sequence ATGAAGTGTATTATTGTTGATGATGAGAAAATGGCAAGAGTAATTATAAATACTCTTTGCAAAGAATTTAAACATTTAGAAATTTTAAGTGAATTTTCTAATGCCATACAAGCACTTAAATTTTTGAATGAAAATGAAGTCGATTTAATTTTCTTAGATATTCATATGCCCGATTTTAATGGTTTAGATTTTATAAAATCCATAAAAAATCCGCCTAAAATAATATTAACAACTTCAGACCCACAATTTGCAATAAAAGCTTTTGAATATGATTTTATTATCGATTATTTGTTGAAGCCAATTGAATTATCTCGTTTTGAAAAAGCAATTGCCAAGGCAAAAATTAAAAAAGTCGAAACAACTCCTTCTGCTAAAAAATCAAATAATATTTCGAATGACTTTTATATCAATATCGACAGGCGTTTAATTAAAATAGATTTACCAAGTATCTATTTAATAGAGGCAAAAGGAGATTACATACAAATTAAAACTGACGATAAAAATTATACTGTACATTCTACACTTAAAAAAATAGAAGAGAAACTGCCTCATTCTTTATTCTTAAAAATACATCGGTCCTATATTATCAATATCAAAAAAATTATTGATATCGAAGATAATAGCGTACTGATTAAAAAAGACGTAATTCCTGTGAGTAGGTCTAAAAGACCAGAATTAATGAAGCGTTTAGATTTACTATAA